The following proteins come from a genomic window of Miscanthus floridulus cultivar M001 chromosome 2, ASM1932011v1, whole genome shotgun sequence:
- the LOC136540795 gene encoding uncharacterized protein, whose amino-acid sequence MRHLLLRRAMPLPPPPSPSPAPRTPGVAGGRLFASLPPPPPPLRSRREVHVWYLLPDELNDASLLNMYMELLSPSERKTALSMNGEKLQKGAVLSRALVRTTLSRYTDCKVDPRSFDFKKNKFGKPEILWRSDDSRMERPLHFNISHTSSLIACGITMDTSIGIDIEDKKRKTAKNILSLARRYFTPSEIDYLAKIPDPDGQQKEFIKLWTLKEAYVKALGRGFSGAPFNKFSIILAANNRIQISVAPKVSNGSDSSCDCLSENWQFALAELNSSHCMAICIEDDSTSSDSENGRLPLGLKVWKTIPFVEDILVSGTEAVKLVS is encoded by the exons ATGCGCCACCTCCTGCTCCGCCGCGCGATGCCgctcccgccgccgccatccccgtCTCCTGCTCCCCGGACGCCGGGGGTCGCCGGCGGACGCCTCTTCGCTtcgctcccgccgccgccgccgccgctccggtCTCGGAG AGAGGTGCATGTTTGGTACCTTTTGCCTGATGAGTTGAATGATGCCTCCCTACTGAACATGTACATGGAGCTCCTTTCCCCTTCTGAAAGGAAGACTGCTTTGTCTATGAATGGGGAAAAGTTGCAGAAAGGTGCTGTGCTGTCCCGTGCACTGGTGCGCACTACCCTCTCGAGAT ATACAGATTGCAAAGTCGATCCAAGATCATTTGACTTTAAGAAAAACAAGTTTGGCAAACCTGAG ATACTGTGGCGATCTGATGACAGCAGGATGGAACGGCCTTTGCATTTCAATATTTCACACACATCTTCTTTGATTGCCTGTGGCATAACCATGgatacttct ATTGGCATTGACATTGAAGACAAGAAACGAAAGACAGCCAAGAATATTTTATCTCTTGCTCGCCGTTATTTCACCCCATCTGAAATTGATTATCTAGCTAAAATTCCAGATCCTGATGGTCAGCAAAAGGAGTTCATAAAACTATGGACTCTTAAA GAAGCATATGTAAAAGCTCTTGGAAGGGGGTTTTCAGGCGCTCCTTTCAACAAATTCTCGATCATATTGGCAGCAAATAACAGAATCCAAATTTCTGTG GCACCAAAAGTATCCAACGGTTCTGACTCTAGCTGTGACTGTCTGTCTGAGAATTGGCAATTTGCACTTGCTGAGCTAAATAGCTCTCATTGCATGGCAATCTGTATAGAGGATGACTCAACAAGTTCAG ATTCGGAAAATGGTAGACTGCCACTAGGATTGAAAGTATGGAAGACCATTCCATTCGTTGAAGATATACTTGTTTCAGGAACAGAAGCTGTAAAACTTGTCAGCTGA